One window of the Spirochaetota bacterium genome contains the following:
- a CDS encoding enoyl-CoA hydratase/isomerase family protein gives MSSESMFMERRGPVAIVTINRPEKMNAFDEQMFAGLEDVTIELKSRLPRAVVITGAGGKSFSAGFDVNPANPMVKRIVDAASKKDPEPAKELIRAIRRAVDGFASLPVPLIAAVNGIAYGGGAELAMRCDIRVLDPGAVICFSEAKLGLMPDWGGGTALTGIAGPSLAAELILTGRKVGAEEALARGLANRISAGGRALDEAITMAEMIASNGPRAVRHALALIRARADQTGSASLEMEAELAAELVASGECFHGVGAFLEKRKPEFPDIV, from the coding sequence ATGAGTAGTGAATCCATGTTTATGGAACGAAGAGGACCGGTGGCCATCGTTACCATCAACAGGCCTGAGAAGATGAACGCCTTTGACGAGCAGATGTTTGCCGGCCTGGAAGACGTGACGATCGAACTGAAATCACGCCTTCCCCGCGCCGTCGTGATCACCGGGGCGGGCGGGAAGTCCTTCAGCGCGGGCTTCGACGTAAATCCGGCCAACCCCATGGTCAAGCGCATTGTGGACGCGGCATCCAAAAAAGATCCGGAGCCGGCAAAAGAGCTTATCCGCGCCATCAGGAGGGCCGTCGACGGGTTTGCGAGCCTCCCGGTACCACTGATCGCGGCTGTCAACGGAATCGCCTACGGCGGAGGCGCCGAGCTGGCGATGAGGTGCGACATACGGGTGCTTGATCCCGGCGCAGTCATATGCTTTTCCGAAGCAAAGCTCGGCCTCATGCCTGACTGGGGCGGAGGGACCGCGCTGACCGGGATCGCCGGGCCGTCGCTAGCCGCCGAATTGATTCTCACGGGAAGAAAGGTCGGCGCCGAGGAGGCCCTTGCCAGGGGACTGGCAAATCGCATTAGCGCCGGGGGCCGCGCCCTCGATGAAGCGATAACAATGGCCGAGATGATAGCGTCTAACGGCCCCCGCGCCGTCAGGCACGCCCTTGCGCTTATACGCGCCAGGGCGGACCAGACAGGCAGCGCGTCCCTGGAAATGGAAGCGGAACTCGCTGCGGAGCTGGTAGCGTCAGGGGAATGTTTCCACGGCGTCGGGGCGTTTCTGGAAAAAAGGAAACCGGAGTTCCCAGATATTGTCTGA
- a CDS encoding SDR family NAD(P)-dependent oxidoreductase, which translates to MDHGALANKYGPWAIITGGASGIGAEFGRQLAAMGLNLVIVDVQAAMMKEHAGKLMNQYGTVVRCVSADLSKTDFMKKVRPVIRDISIGLLVNNAAWGSAGEFMKTDMKDLVLAVEVNCRASMILTREVGPAMVERGRGGIIFLSSSSAMQGTPIVANYAATKAFNLILAEALWDELRGYGIDVLALCPGATNTPAFAKSGANIDNVPGMPFMEPAQVVAEALEALGKRPSVIAGTVNRVAAFVFARLLSRRRAVTLTGRNTRLLYPDR; encoded by the coding sequence ATGGATCATGGAGCCTTGGCAAACAAATACGGCCCCTGGGCCATCATCACCGGCGGGGCGTCGGGAATCGGCGCCGAGTTCGGCCGACAGCTGGCCGCCATGGGCCTCAACCTGGTGATCGTCGATGTGCAGGCTGCCATGATGAAAGAGCATGCCGGGAAGCTGATGAATCAGTACGGCACCGTCGTGCGCTGTGTCAGCGCGGACCTTTCAAAAACCGATTTCATGAAGAAAGTCCGTCCGGTTATAAGGGATATATCCATCGGCCTCCTGGTTAACAACGCTGCATGGGGATCGGCAGGGGAGTTCATGAAGACCGATATGAAAGACCTGGTCCTCGCCGTGGAAGTGAACTGTCGCGCCTCCATGATCCTGACCCGGGAGGTCGGTCCCGCCATGGTGGAGCGGGGCAGGGGCGGCATAATATTCCTATCGTCAAGCTCCGCCATGCAGGGCACGCCCATCGTGGCGAACTACGCCGCCACCAAGGCCTTTAACCTCATCCTTGCGGAGGCCCTGTGGGACGAGTTGCGCGGATACGGCATCGATGTCCTGGCTCTCTGTCCCGGCGCCACCAACACGCCGGCCTTCGCGAAATCGGGGGCGAACATTGACAACGTGCCGGGCATGCCCTTCATGGAGCCGGCGCAGGTCGTGGCCGAGGCGCTGGAGGCCCTGGGAAAACGCCCCTCTGTTATAGCCGGTACAGTGAACCGGGTTGCGGCTTTCGTGTTCGCGCGGCTCCTGTCGCGGCGGCGAGCCGTGACGCTGACCGGCAGGAACACGAGGCTCCTCTATCCTGACCGATAG
- a CDS encoding dihydroxy-acid dehydratase, with amino-acid sequence MKKPKSAPIFNEKDFPLNLIRGNFFYGTGYEITELKEKPIIGIVNSQTDINPGHAHLDTISERVKEGVHAGGGLPFEFSVPAPCDGMTEGHEGMRFVLAQRDLIADIVETHTRSMLYDGLVFIASCDKIIPGMIMAAARLKIPSIFITGGPNSMQVRYRNRSNRSVDQESYTDLMDKMATNQCATCGACEFMGTANTMQCLTEALGLSIPRSANSPAYGTEKLMFARQAGKRIVAMVEEGLTSDKILTMKAIENALMVDLAIGGSTNSALHLPAIARAIGMELPLKAFNDFAKKIPTLCAITPNGPHGITEFYIAGGIPAVLSRLKNDLHGDAITVTGATIGEIAAAAKVIDEEIIPDKSNPHSPEGGTVVLYGNLAPDGAVVKQSAVVEDMRVFTGTARVFESEADCLKAIHERTLKEGEAVVIRNEGPRGGPGMPETLMVTIMLKLLKLRRVALITDGRFSGYSSGPCIGHVSPEAVAGGPIAAVRDGDLITIDIPGRSITVNLTDEEIQKRVKEWKPVPREIPSGYMRRYARLVSSAAQGAVLE; translated from the coding sequence ATGAAGAAGCCCAAGAGCGCCCCCATTTTCAACGAAAAGGATTTTCCCCTGAACCTTATCCGCGGAAATTTTTTCTACGGCACCGGATACGAGATAACAGAGCTCAAGGAAAAGCCGATCATTGGCATCGTCAATTCCCAGACGGACATAAATCCGGGCCACGCCCATCTCGATACGATCTCGGAGCGGGTCAAGGAGGGTGTCCACGCCGGCGGGGGCCTTCCTTTTGAGTTCAGCGTGCCCGCCCCCTGCGACGGCATGACCGAAGGCCACGAGGGGATGCGCTTTGTCCTGGCCCAGCGCGACCTGATCGCCGACATCGTGGAGACGCACACCCGCAGCATGCTCTATGACGGACTGGTCTTTATCGCCAGCTGCGACAAGATCATCCCCGGCATGATCATGGCCGCTGCGCGGCTGAAGATCCCGTCTATCTTCATTACCGGCGGGCCCAACTCAATGCAGGTCAGGTACCGGAACCGCAGCAACCGGAGCGTGGACCAGGAATCGTACACGGACCTGATGGACAAGATGGCCACGAACCAGTGCGCAACCTGCGGCGCCTGCGAGTTCATGGGCACCGCTAACACCATGCAGTGCCTCACGGAAGCGCTGGGCCTTTCGATACCGCGCTCGGCGAACTCCCCGGCCTACGGCACGGAGAAGTTGATGTTCGCCCGCCAGGCGGGGAAGCGCATCGTCGCCATGGTTGAGGAGGGCCTGACCTCGGACAAGATCCTTACCATGAAGGCGATCGAGAACGCCCTCATGGTGGACCTGGCCATCGGCGGGTCCACCAACTCGGCCCTGCACCTTCCGGCCATAGCCCGTGCCATCGGGATGGAGCTGCCCCTCAAGGCTTTCAATGATTTTGCGAAAAAGATACCGACGCTCTGCGCCATCACCCCGAACGGCCCTCACGGCATAACCGAGTTCTATATTGCCGGCGGTATCCCGGCGGTGCTGAGCCGTCTTAAAAACGATCTCCACGGCGACGCCATCACGGTCACCGGGGCCACCATCGGGGAGATCGCGGCCGCTGCGAAGGTGATCGACGAGGAGATCATTCCCGACAAGTCCAATCCCCATTCGCCCGAGGGCGGCACGGTGGTCCTGTATGGGAACCTGGCGCCGGACGGCGCCGTGGTGAAGCAGTCGGCCGTGGTGGAGGACATGCGTGTCTTCACCGGCACGGCCCGGGTCTTCGAATCGGAAGCGGACTGCCTGAAGGCCATACACGAAAGGACCCTCAAGGAGGGCGAGGCCGTGGTTATTCGCAACGAGGGGCCCCGGGGCGGGCCCGGAATGCCGGAAACGCTGATGGTCACCATCATGCTGAAGCTTCTCAAGCTCAGGCGGGTCGCCCTTATCACCGACGGGCGCTTTTCCGGATACTCGTCGGGTCCCTGCATCGGCCACGTGTCGCCGGAAGCGGTGGCCGGCGGGCCCATAGCGGCGGTGCGCGACGGCGATCTGATCACCATCGATATCCCCGGGCGGAGCATCACGGTCAATCTTACCGATGAGGAAATCCAGAAGCGCGTTAAGGAGTGGAAGCCGGTGCCGAGGGAAATTCCCTCAGGCTATATGCGCCGCTACGCCAGGCTCGTCAGTTCCGCCGCCCAGGGAGCGGTCCTGGAATAA
- a CDS encoding 2-hydroxyacid dehydrogenase: protein MKKKVVSLSTLGPELLMLMIKNNGIANPEDVEVIGANHLPDSDIIELFRDADVIFGDFTFNKTITADMARACTKAKLIQQPSVGYQNIDVQACTDAGIPVANTAGANTVSVAEHVVMTALCMVKNLLVAHRTTVAGEWRQMDIGAGELQGKLWGLIGMGRIGRAVAERLLPFGVRMAYYDVAKMSGDDEAGCHAAYSGMEDLLKTADIISIHCPLTDETRGMISGGRIALMKPSAFIINVARGEVLDEEALALALKEKRLAGAALDVFSEEPVPMGNPLLKLEGLNVVLTPHIAGVTQEAKMRIITAAVRNVVNVLNGGRPDFVINEI from the coding sequence GTGAAGAAAAAAGTAGTGTCCCTTTCGACCCTCGGCCCCGAGCTGTTGATGCTGATGATAAAGAACAACGGCATTGCCAATCCAGAAGACGTGGAGGTCATCGGGGCAAACCATCTGCCTGACAGTGATATCATAGAGCTGTTCAGGGATGCCGATGTCATCTTCGGAGATTTTACCTTCAATAAAACTATCACCGCTGACATGGCCCGGGCCTGTACAAAGGCGAAATTGATACAGCAGCCGAGCGTCGGCTACCAGAATATCGATGTCCAGGCCTGCACCGATGCGGGGATACCCGTGGCCAACACCGCCGGCGCCAACACCGTGAGCGTGGCCGAACATGTCGTGATGACGGCCCTCTGCATGGTGAAGAACCTCCTGGTGGCCCACCGGACCACGGTGGCTGGGGAGTGGCGCCAGATGGATATCGGCGCTGGTGAATTGCAGGGAAAGCTCTGGGGCCTCATCGGCATGGGGAGGATCGGCAGGGCCGTGGCGGAGCGGCTGCTCCCCTTCGGCGTCCGCATGGCATACTACGATGTGGCGAAGATGAGCGGGGATGATGAGGCCGGGTGCCATGCCGCGTACAGCGGGATGGAGGACCTCCTGAAAACCGCGGATATCATCAGCATCCACTGTCCCCTCACCGATGAAACCCGGGGGATGATAAGCGGCGGCAGGATTGCCCTGATGAAGCCGTCGGCGTTCATTATTAACGTGGCCCGCGGCGAAGTGCTGGACGAGGAGGCCCTAGCCCTTGCCCTGAAGGAAAAGCGCCTGGCGGGCGCGGCCCTTGATGTTTTTTCGGAGGAGCCGGTCCCCATGGGAAATCCCCTCCTCAAGCTGGAGGGGTTAAACGTGGTGCTGACGCCGCACATTGCCGGCGTGACCCAGGAAGCCAAGATGAGGATAATCACCGCCGCGGTCAGGAACGTGGTGAATGTGCTGAACGGCGGCAGGCCCGATTTTGTAATAAATGAAATATAA
- a CDS encoding IclR family transcriptional regulator, producing the protein MPGSIQSLKKAANILNLFTQESKLFGITDIAKKLELPKPTVQSLVRTLEEIGYLEKDFVTSKYMLGPALFQLGMRFIANMDLAVIARDWMDRLCRQFDEAIHVGMMVGVKVVIVLRADPASRYMIFPQAGTVIPVHTSGVGKILLAFMEQERRDEVLAGCAYPKLTEKSIDNRADFLAELDRVRGDGVAFDREESLTGLSCVSGPVFNNKGQCMAAFSVSGNAHTIETKREEIISAVCYVSSQISAQLGFHKG; encoded by the coding sequence ATGCCTGGATCGATCCAATCATTAAAAAAAGCCGCCAATATCCTGAATCTTTTTACCCAGGAGAGCAAGCTATTCGGGATCACCGATATTGCGAAAAAACTGGAGCTTCCCAAGCCTACGGTCCAGAGCCTGGTGCGCACGCTGGAGGAGATCGGCTATCTCGAAAAGGACTTTGTAACAAGTAAATACATGCTCGGTCCCGCCCTTTTCCAGCTCGGTATGAGATTTATCGCCAACATGGACCTGGCGGTAATCGCCCGGGACTGGATGGACCGCCTCTGCCGTCAGTTTGACGAAGCGATCCACGTGGGCATGATGGTTGGCGTGAAAGTGGTCATTGTCCTCCGGGCGGATCCGGCGTCGCGCTACATGATATTCCCCCAGGCCGGCACTGTGATTCCCGTTCATACGTCGGGGGTCGGTAAGATCCTTCTCGCCTTCATGGAGCAGGAGCGGCGTGACGAAGTGCTGGCCGGGTGCGCCTATCCGAAGCTTACGGAGAAGTCCATTGACAACCGGGCCGATTTCCTGGCGGAGCTGGACCGGGTCCGCGGCGATGGTGTCGCCTTTGACCGGGAGGAGTCGCTGACGGGCCTCTCCTGCGTGAGCGGCCCTGTATTCAACAACAAGGGGCAGTGCATGGCCGCCTTTTCCGTATCCGGGAACGCCCATACCATTGAAACAAAGCGGGAGGAGATCATAAGCGCGGTGTGCTACGTGAGCTCCCAGATTTCAGCACAGCTTGGATTTCATAAAGGATAA